The Geotrypetes seraphini chromosome 8, aGeoSer1.1, whole genome shotgun sequence genome includes a region encoding these proteins:
- the SLC25A1 gene encoding tricarboxylate transport protein, mitochondrial isoform X1 — MAARGHRELVAAAPAAKLTHPGKAILAGGIAGGIEICITFPTEYVKTQLQLDEKANPPRYKGIGDCVKQTVQGHGIKGLYRGLSSLLYGSIPKAAVRFGMFEFLSNQMRDAQGKLDSKRSLICGLGAGVAEAVVVVCPMETIKVKFIHDQCSAKPKYHGFFHGVREIIREQGLRGTYQGLTATVLKQGSNQAIRFFVMTSLRNWYRGDDPNKVMNPLITGLFGATAGAASVFGNTPLDVVKTRMQGLEAHKYKNTWDCAYKIMRYEGPRAFYKGTIPRLGRVCLDVAIVFIIYDEVVKFLNKIWKTD; from the exons GTGGCATCGCAGGTGGCATTGAGATCTGTATCACTTTCCCTACTGAGTATGTTAAGACACAGCTACAGCTGGATGAAAAAGCCAACCCACCACGCTACAAAGGGATAG GGGACTGTGTGAAGCAGACAGTGCAAGGTCATGGAATAAAGGGCTTGTATCGAGGTCTTAGTTCACTGCTATATGGCTCCATACCAAAGGCAGCAGTGAG ATTCGGGATGTTTGAGTTCCTTAGTAACCAGATGAGAGATGCACAAGGCAAGCTGGACAGTAAGCGCAGTCTGATCTGTGGTCTTGGCGCTGGTGTGGCCGAAGCCGTTGTGGTTGTGTGTCCAATGGAAACCATAAAG GTGAAATTCATCCATGACCAGTGCTCTGCAAAACCAAAGTATCATGGCTTCTTCCATGGAGTGCGAGAGATCATTCGGGAGCAAG GTTTGAGGGGAACCTACCAGGGATTAACAGCCACTGTCCTGAAGCAGGGCTCGAACCAGGCCATTCGCTTTTTCGTAATGACAAGTCTCAGGAATTGGTACAGAG GGGATGATCCAAACAAGGTGATGAACCCTCTTATCACGGGTCTATTCGGTGCCACAGCTGGGGCTGCCAGTGTGTTTGGGAACACTCCACTGGATGTGGTGAAAACCAGGATGCAG GGTCTGGAAGCGCACAAATACAAGAATACCTGGGACTGCGCTTATAAAATCATGCGCTATGAAGGACCACGAGC GTTTTACAAGGGTACAATCCCTCGGCTGGGCCGCGTCTGCCTCGATGTTGCCATAGTCTTTATCATCTATGATGAAGTAGTGAAGTTTCTGAACAAGATTTGGAAGACGGACTAA
- the SLC25A1 gene encoding tricarboxylate transport protein, mitochondrial isoform X2: MFEFLSNQMRDAQGKLDSKRSLICGLGAGVAEAVVVVCPMETIKVKFIHDQCSAKPKYHGFFHGVREIIREQGLRGTYQGLTATVLKQGSNQAIRFFVMTSLRNWYRGDDPNKVMNPLITGLFGATAGAASVFGNTPLDVVKTRMQGLEAHKYKNTWDCAYKIMRYEGPRAFYKGTIPRLGRVCLDVAIVFIIYDEVVKFLNKIWKTD, from the exons ATGTTTGAGTTCCTTAGTAACCAGATGAGAGATGCACAAGGCAAGCTGGACAGTAAGCGCAGTCTGATCTGTGGTCTTGGCGCTGGTGTGGCCGAAGCCGTTGTGGTTGTGTGTCCAATGGAAACCATAAAG GTGAAATTCATCCATGACCAGTGCTCTGCAAAACCAAAGTATCATGGCTTCTTCCATGGAGTGCGAGAGATCATTCGGGAGCAAG GTTTGAGGGGAACCTACCAGGGATTAACAGCCACTGTCCTGAAGCAGGGCTCGAACCAGGCCATTCGCTTTTTCGTAATGACAAGTCTCAGGAATTGGTACAGAG GGGATGATCCAAACAAGGTGATGAACCCTCTTATCACGGGTCTATTCGGTGCCACAGCTGGGGCTGCCAGTGTGTTTGGGAACACTCCACTGGATGTGGTGAAAACCAGGATGCAG GGTCTGGAAGCGCACAAATACAAGAATACCTGGGACTGCGCTTATAAAATCATGCGCTATGAAGGACCACGAGC GTTTTACAAGGGTACAATCCCTCGGCTGGGCCGCGTCTGCCTCGATGTTGCCATAGTCTTTATCATCTATGATGAAGTAGTGAAGTTTCTGAACAAGATTTGGAAGACGGACTAA